The proteins below are encoded in one region of Sphingobacterium sp. R2:
- a CDS encoding DUF1003 domain-containing protein, which translates to MAEFGGSWVFIISFIFFLIVWILANIYWLNNKGFDPYPFILLNLILSCVAALQAPVIMMSQNRQEDKDRERARNDYMVNLKAELEIRELHEKIDHLIIRKEQELAEVQRDQVEKLGFLLKKMEKIEEAFKEK; encoded by the coding sequence GTGGCTGAATTTGGTGGAAGCTGGGTATTTATTATTTCCTTTATCTTTTTTTTGATCGTTTGGATCTTAGCCAATATCTATTGGTTAAATAATAAGGGTTTTGATCCCTATCCATTTATCTTACTTAACTTGATTCTGTCCTGTGTGGCAGCGTTACAGGCTCCAGTTATTATGATGAGCCAAAATAGGCAGGAAGATAAAGATCGCGAGCGTGCAAGAAATGATTATATGGTTAACTTAAAGGCTGAACTGGAAATTAGGGAATTGCATGAGAAAATTGATCATCTCATTATCCGAAAAGAGCAGGAACTTGCAGAAGTACAGCGGGACCAAGTAGAGAAATTGGGTTTTTTGCTAAAAAAGATGGAAAAGATAGAAGAAGCATTCAAAGAAAAATGA
- the arfB gene encoding alternative ribosome rescue aminoacyl-tRNA hydrolase ArfB yields MNLEGVIGELTFKFSRSGGAGGQHVNKVSSKVLLQWNVEVSRAISLEEKAMIYTVLANRINKYGIFQLECDIDRSQIRNKEIAIDRFRRTLESALVPIKARKKTKIPYSSILKRLDRKKQQAQLKASRRKNFEE; encoded by the coding sequence ATGAATTTAGAAGGAGTAATAGGCGAACTGACGTTTAAGTTTTCCAGGTCAGGCGGAGCAGGTGGACAACACGTAAACAAGGTGTCATCCAAAGTATTGCTCCAGTGGAATGTCGAGGTTTCCAGAGCTATTTCTCTTGAAGAAAAAGCGATGATTTATACAGTTTTGGCAAATCGCATAAATAAATATGGAATATTTCAACTGGAATGTGATATCGATCGATCACAGATCCGGAATAAAGAAATTGCAATCGATCGCTTTAGACGCACTTTGGAGTCGGCGCTTGTACCAATAAAGGCCCGAAAGAAAACAAAAATACCTTATTCAAGTATTTTAAAAAGGTTAGACAGAAAAAAGCAACAAGCTCAACTGAAAGCTTCACGCAGGAAGAATTTCGAGGAATAA
- a CDS encoding BlaI/MecI/CopY family transcriptional regulator: MDDFKELTKAEEQIMKELWEMGRGFVKEIIDRLPEPKPAYNTVSTIVRILETKGFVTHESFGKSHQYLPKISKEEYKKGITGKLLNNYFDNSPKSMLSYFLEENRLNVKELDEILSIIDRNK, encoded by the coding sequence ATGGATGATTTTAAAGAGTTAACGAAAGCTGAAGAGCAAATTATGAAGGAGCTCTGGGAGATGGGGCGTGGATTTGTTAAAGAGATTATTGATCGATTGCCAGAACCGAAACCTGCCTACAATACAGTGTCGACCATCGTTCGTATTCTCGAAACGAAGGGTTTTGTGACGCATGAATCTTTTGGAAAAAGCCATCAGTATTTACCGAAAATTTCAAAAGAGGAATATAAGAAAGGTATTACAGGAAAATTACTAAACAATTATTTTGATAATTCCCCCAAAAGTATGCTTTCTTATTTTTTGGAAGAGAATAGATTAAACGTTAAGGAACTTGATGAAATCCTGTCTATAATTGACCGCAATAAATAA
- a CDS encoding energy transducer TonB yields MIYLLIVNSSLIISFVLYKLIFRRLTFFQLNRIYLIGMALFSLLAPIGIFIELPNIETVEYEIPHVDLNTYVDIAIGGPQEQPIYLIYIFTFVYWIGVAISGGFFIWKGISLVKTLAQKHDYLSFSFFDKVFIGEAIKNKSTIESHERVHVDQRHSYDLLLIELLKIFNWFNPILYFFQQELKFQHECIADEICSTDRVAYAEMLVAHALQVDQLPLIHEFSNHSFLKKRIMMLFKNKSASKCKLLYVSILPMILVVLASTMIFNTSRAKGMVLAVESGVKQVAAFDHQSYPPKQTKRSHIQSNEQSDTMSFDRVEVKPVPEGGMQSFMIWVGNNFQFPKEAVEHNVSGMIEVNFIVEIDGSLSHINVKKDIGYGTKEATMKLVESAKRWKPALVGGKPVRVAYTLPIRLNLAK; encoded by the coding sequence ATGATTTATTTATTGATTGTCAATAGCTCATTGATCATCAGTTTTGTACTCTATAAACTGATTTTTAGAAGACTCACTTTTTTTCAATTGAATCGTATTTATTTGATTGGAATGGCCCTATTTTCATTATTGGCTCCTATTGGAATTTTTATCGAATTGCCAAATATAGAGACAGTCGAATATGAGATTCCTCATGTAGATTTAAATACCTATGTAGATATCGCCATCGGTGGGCCGCAAGAGCAACCTATTTATTTAATATACATCTTTACTTTTGTATATTGGATTGGTGTTGCCATTAGCGGGGGCTTTTTTATCTGGAAGGGAATATCGTTGGTAAAGACGTTAGCTCAGAAGCATGACTATTTAAGTTTTTCATTTTTCGATAAGGTTTTCATTGGCGAAGCGATTAAAAATAAGAGTACTATAGAATCTCATGAGCGTGTTCATGTGGATCAGCGGCACTCGTATGATTTGCTTTTAATAGAGCTATTGAAAATCTTCAACTGGTTTAATCCCATCTTATATTTCTTTCAACAGGAGTTAAAGTTCCAGCACGAATGTATTGCAGACGAAATCTGTTCGACAGATAGGGTAGCATACGCAGAGATGTTGGTCGCCCATGCATTACAGGTAGATCAGCTGCCGCTGATACATGAGTTTTCAAATCATTCATTTTTAAAGAAAAGAATTATGATGTTATTTAAGAATAAATCCGCAAGTAAATGTAAGCTGCTATATGTATCTATCTTACCTATGATATTGGTTGTACTTGCTTCAACCATGATATTTAATACGAGCAGGGCTAAAGGAATGGTTTTAGCTGTTGAGTCAGGTGTTAAGCAGGTGGCAGCATTCGATCATCAGAGCTATCCGCCTAAACAAACAAAGCGAAGCCACATACAGTCCAATGAACAATCGGATACGATGTCTTTTGATCGGGTCGAAGTGAAGCCAGTTCCAGAAGGAGGAATGCAGTCATTTATGATTTGGGTAGGCAATAATTTTCAGTTTCCAAAAGAGGCTGTGGAACATAATGTCAGTGGTATGATTGAAGTCAATTTTATTGTTGAAATTGATGGTAGCTTATCCCATATTAACGTTAAAAAGGATATCGGTTATGGCACCAAAGAAGCAACGATGAAACTTGTGGAAAGTGCAAAAAGATGGAAACCAGCGCTTGTAGGTGGTAAACCAGTACGGGTTGCCTATACATTGCCCATTCGTCTTAATCTAGCAAAATAA
- a CDS encoding chaperone modulator CbpM: METTLIKVIDFCQSRKVEITFLETMVEYGLIHIVIQQEEQYIDEDDLQKLERFSNLYYELDVNPAGIQVASHLLEKVEQLQNEILHLKNKLKAVDY; encoded by the coding sequence ATGGAAACAACACTGATAAAAGTCATAGATTTCTGTCAATCCAGAAAGGTTGAAATAACTTTCTTGGAAACGATGGTGGAATATGGTCTCATACACATCGTCATTCAACAGGAAGAACAATATATCGATGAAGACGATCTTCAGAAACTGGAACGCTTTTCGAATCTCTACTATGAACTTGATGTAAATCCTGCGGGAATTCAGGTGGCAAGCCATCTCTTAGAGAAAGTTGAACAGCTCCAAAATGAAATCTTGCATTTAAAGAATAAATTGAAAGCCGTGGATTATTGA
- a CDS encoding J domain-containing protein has product MAFVDYYKVLGIDKTASADEIKKAYRKLARKYHPDVNPNDNEAKQRFQEINEANEVLSDPEKRKKYDQYGEHWQHGEEYEKAQQQYRQSQSTGGNPFGAGGNPFGSGGSYEYTGNFDDGQFSDFFEQMFGSRRGGGRQSTFRGQDFNAELSLTLQEAYTTHQQTFNINGKSIRITIHAGVEDGQKIKLKGYGSEGINGGPKGDLYITINIIPDARFKRQGNDLYTTLDIDLYTAVLGGEATLDTFGGKIKLKIKDESQNGAKMRLKGKGFPLYRKEGEFGDLYVTLNIQMPSNLTAKEKALFQQLRDLKQ; this is encoded by the coding sequence ATGGCTTTTGTAGATTACTATAAAGTGCTTGGCATCGATAAGACAGCCTCAGCTGATGAGATCAAAAAAGCATATCGAAAACTGGCCCGTAAATACCATCCTGATGTCAACCCTAACGACAATGAGGCCAAACAACGATTTCAGGAGATTAATGAGGCTAACGAAGTATTATCCGATCCCGAAAAGCGCAAAAAATATGATCAATACGGTGAACATTGGCAACATGGAGAGGAGTATGAAAAAGCGCAACAACAATACCGGCAGTCCCAATCCACCGGTGGAAATCCATTCGGAGCTGGAGGGAATCCATTCGGCAGTGGCGGATCTTACGAATACACTGGAAACTTTGATGATGGGCAATTCTCCGATTTCTTCGAACAGATGTTTGGCAGCAGACGTGGCGGCGGGCGCCAAAGTACATTTCGTGGACAGGACTTTAATGCTGAACTTAGCTTAACCTTACAAGAAGCTTACACGACACATCAACAGACCTTCAATATCAATGGGAAAAGTATCCGCATCACGATTCATGCCGGCGTGGAAGATGGCCAGAAAATCAAATTGAAAGGATATGGCAGTGAGGGCATCAATGGTGGACCGAAGGGAGATCTCTATATCACCATTAACATCATACCAGATGCTCGTTTTAAACGTCAGGGAAACGACTTATATACAACACTAGATATTGACCTCTATACTGCGGTTCTGGGCGGTGAAGCAACTTTAGATACGTTCGGAGGCAAAATAAAATTGAAGATTAAAGACGAGAGTCAAAATGGTGCAAAAATGCGTCTTAAGGGAAAAGGCTTTCCCTTATATCGCAAAGAAGGTGAGTTTGGCGATCTATATGTCACATTGAATATACAAATGCCGAGCAATCTGACTGCCAAAGAAAAGGCATTGTTTCAACAATTGAGGGATTTAAAGCAATAA
- a CDS encoding M28 family peptidase: protein MKKIYNLLWIACSLMSCANAQDVNSKYAEEITVESTQKHLRTLASVDFEGRGTGQKGGRLAAEYIANEFKKYGLTAPVNGSYFQPLQLIRNSFKVKQFSINDRPFQHGKDIFVIGNNENKFFESNEIVFIGYGIDDPKYSDIAGMDLHNKIVMLINEHEPKDEKGNSWISKTKTPSNWSTTRNKKVKEILKHNPKMILAINSQLSQLLEDAGDRATEGRYNLAIDQPAPERSPMIPVVNITDHAANYVLNLARTNLAAVVSKINRSGQPSSFVIPTNFKAEFGTNATTLTDPNILGYLEGTDKKDEVVVVGGHYDHDGIDSKGNIFFGADDNASGTTAVLELARAFSKAKSAGNGPRRSILFITYAAEEKGLLGSKFYTENPVFPLKNTVACINIDMIGRVDDKHLKGNHDYIHAIGSDKLSSELYQINKNENEKHTKMEIDYTYDNPKDPMRLYYRSDHYNFAKKGIPSVFYFSGLHPDYHTPADTYDKINFPLMVKREQLAFYTTWQIANRENRLVVDTSKE from the coding sequence ATGAAAAAAATATACAACCTGCTATGGATTGCATGCTCGCTGATGAGCTGTGCTAACGCACAGGACGTTAACAGCAAATATGCGGAGGAAATCACGGTAGAATCTACGCAAAAGCATCTGCGCACTTTAGCTTCTGTCGATTTTGAAGGCAGAGGAACAGGGCAAAAAGGAGGACGCCTAGCGGCGGAATATATAGCCAATGAATTTAAAAAGTATGGGCTTACTGCACCTGTCAATGGATCTTATTTCCAACCCCTGCAGCTTATTCGAAACAGCTTCAAGGTAAAGCAATTTAGTATTAATGATAGACCTTTTCAACATGGCAAAGATATTTTTGTCATTGGCAACAATGAAAACAAGTTTTTCGAGAGTAATGAAATCGTTTTTATTGGCTATGGTATTGATGATCCCAAATATTCAGATATCGCTGGCATGGATCTCCACAATAAAATCGTTATGTTGATCAATGAGCATGAACCAAAAGATGAAAAGGGTAATTCATGGATTAGCAAAACAAAGACTCCATCTAATTGGTCGACAACCAGAAATAAAAAAGTTAAGGAAATCCTCAAACACAATCCTAAGATGATACTGGCTATTAATAGTCAGTTATCTCAACTTTTGGAAGATGCCGGAGACCGAGCTACAGAAGGACGCTATAACTTGGCTATAGATCAACCCGCACCAGAGAGGTCGCCTATGATCCCAGTTGTCAATATTACTGATCATGCGGCCAACTATGTTTTGAATCTAGCACGAACCAACCTTGCTGCTGTAGTTTCAAAGATTAATCGATCTGGACAACCAAGTTCTTTTGTTATCCCTACTAATTTTAAAGCAGAGTTTGGCACCAATGCCACTACCCTTACTGACCCAAATATTCTTGGTTACCTGGAAGGGACAGATAAAAAAGATGAAGTCGTGGTAGTTGGAGGCCACTATGACCACGATGGAATAGATTCCAAAGGAAATATCTTCTTTGGGGCCGATGACAATGCCTCGGGCACAACAGCCGTCCTTGAGTTGGCACGTGCTTTTTCAAAAGCTAAATCTGCTGGAAATGGCCCTAGACGCAGTATTTTGTTCATCACCTATGCGGCAGAAGAAAAAGGTTTACTGGGTTCCAAATTCTATACAGAAAATCCGGTATTCCCATTGAAAAACACCGTTGCCTGCATTAATATTGATATGATTGGCCGTGTGGACGACAAACATCTCAAAGGTAATCACGATTATATCCATGCGATCGGTTCAGATAAATTGAGCTCGGAGTTATATCAGATCAATAAAAACGAGAATGAAAAACATACGAAAATGGAGATCGACTACACCTATGACAATCCAAAAGATCCCATGCGTTTGTATTATCGTTCAGATCATTACAACTTTGCAAAAAAAGGTATACCCTCAGTCTTTTATTTTTCCGGATTGCATCCGGACTATCATACACCTGCGGACACCTATGACAAAATCAATTTTCCCTTGATGGTAAAGCGCGAGCAGCTTGCATTCTACACAACATGGCAAATTGCCAATCGGGAAAATCGTCTTGTTGTGGACACGAGTAAAGAATAA
- the rpiB gene encoding ribose 5-phosphate isomerase B: MSSVKKIAIGSDHAGFEYKTALVSFLKELGYEVTDFGTNSPDSVDYPDFAHPVASAVENKEADAGVLICGSANGVAITANKHQNIRAAICWLEEISALARQHNDANVVCIPARFIDLELAKKIINTFINTAFEGGRHANRVDKIACSC, encoded by the coding sequence ATGAGCAGCGTAAAGAAAATTGCAATTGGAAGTGACCACGCGGGTTTTGAGTACAAAACAGCTTTGGTAAGCTTTTTGAAAGAACTGGGGTATGAAGTAACAGATTTTGGGACAAATTCTCCAGACTCAGTTGACTATCCAGATTTTGCACATCCGGTTGCATCAGCAGTAGAAAATAAAGAAGCAGATGCCGGAGTTTTAATTTGTGGCAGTGCAAATGGAGTTGCTATCACAGCCAATAAGCACCAAAATATTCGTGCTGCTATTTGTTGGTTAGAGGAAATTTCTGCTTTGGCCCGTCAGCATAACGATGCAAACGTAGTGTGTATACCAGCACGTTTTATCGATCTTGAGCTTGCTAAAAAGATTATCAATACATTTATAAACACAGCATTCGAAGGCGGACGTCACGCTAATCGGGTAGACAAAATCGCTTGTAGCTGTTAA
- the tatC gene encoding twin-arginine translocase subunit TatC encodes MSTPNSKDLIQAIKDKGKNIEAEMSFFDHLEVLRWHLVRSAIAICIFAGIAFTFYDFVFNDIIMGPKNLNFWTYRMMCKAADAFNLADFCVKKIPFNIINTELAGQFMLQINSCLLMALMMGFPYLLFEIWLFVKPALTDVERRSARGFVFYASLLFILGALFGYYIVVPLSINFLANVSLSDEIVNQITIDNYLSTISTLTLGCGIVFLLPILVFILSKIGIMTPEFMRASRRYATVIILVIAAVITPSADVITMLTVAAPMFLLYEISIMVSADVKRKKLAQEK; translated from the coding sequence ATGAGTACACCTAATTCGAAAGATCTTATACAAGCTATTAAAGATAAAGGGAAGAACATAGAAGCAGAGATGTCGTTCTTTGACCACCTTGAGGTTTTAAGATGGCATTTAGTCCGTTCAGCAATTGCGATCTGTATCTTTGCAGGTATTGCTTTTACATTCTATGATTTCGTATTCAACGATATCATCATGGGACCAAAGAATCTAAATTTTTGGACCTATCGCATGATGTGTAAAGCAGCCGACGCTTTCAATCTGGCAGACTTTTGTGTAAAAAAAATTCCTTTTAATATCATCAATACTGAACTAGCTGGTCAATTTATGCTTCAGATAAACTCCTGTTTATTGATGGCCTTGATGATGGGTTTCCCTTATCTCCTTTTCGAAATTTGGTTATTTGTAAAACCCGCATTAACAGACGTAGAAAGACGATCTGCCCGTGGGTTTGTATTTTATGCTTCGCTATTGTTTATTTTAGGGGCACTTTTCGGATACTACATTGTTGTACCATTATCCATCAACTTTCTAGCAAATGTATCGCTGAGTGATGAAATTGTCAACCAAATTACCATTGATAATTACCTTTCGACGATTTCAACCCTAACATTGGGTTGTGGTATTGTTTTCTTACTTCCGATACTGGTATTTATTCTATCTAAAATCGGTATTATGACTCCGGAATTTATGCGAGCCAGCCGTCGTTATGCAACAGTCATTATTTTAGTGATAGCAGCGGTTATTACACCTTCGGCAGATGTTATTACCATGCTGACAGTTGCAGCACCAATGTTCCTATTATATGAAATCAGTATTATGGTTTCTGCAGATGTTAAAAGAAAAAAATTAGCACAAGAAAAATAA
- the accC gene encoding acetyl-CoA carboxylase biotin carboxylase subunit: protein MFKKILIANRGEIALRIIRTCREMGIKSVAVYSTADRDSLHVRFADEAVCIGPPPSRDSYLNIPNIISAAELTNADAIHPGYGFLSENARFSAICAEYGIKFIGATAEQIEKMGDKSRAKDTMKKAGVPTVPGSEGLISNVKEGISLANEIGYPVIIKATAGGGGRGMRIIWKDEEFEPAWDSARVESAAAFGNDGIYLEKYVEEPRHIEFQIVGDQFGTVCHLSERDCSIQRRHQKLIEESPSPFMTPELRAEMGEAAVKGAKAVNYEGAGTIEFLVDKHRNFYFMEMNTRIQVEHPVTEEVINFDLIKEQIKVAAGIPISGKNYEPQMHAIECRINAEDPFNNFRPSPGKITNFHSPGGHGVRVDTHVYSGYTIPPNYDSMIAKLITVAQTREEAISTMERALSEFVIEGIKTTIPLHLRLMRDPNFRAGNFTTKFMETFDLTEYPAED, encoded by the coding sequence ATGTTCAAAAAAATATTAATTGCTAATAGAGGAGAGATTGCCCTGCGCATTATCCGTACCTGTCGTGAAATGGGTATCAAAAGTGTCGCAGTATATTCTACTGCTGACCGAGATAGCCTACACGTAAGATTTGCGGATGAAGCCGTTTGTATTGGTCCCCCTCCAAGTAGAGATTCTTACTTAAACATTCCGAATATTATTTCTGCTGCCGAACTGACAAATGCTGATGCTATCCATCCAGGATATGGTTTCTTATCCGAAAATGCGCGCTTTTCAGCGATATGTGCAGAGTATGGCATCAAATTTATTGGTGCTACGGCCGAACAAATCGAGAAGATGGGTGATAAATCCCGTGCTAAGGATACCATGAAAAAAGCTGGTGTTCCTACAGTGCCCGGATCAGAAGGTTTGATCTCAAATGTAAAAGAAGGTATTTCATTAGCCAATGAAATCGGTTATCCTGTTATTATCAAAGCAACTGCTGGTGGTGGTGGTCGTGGGATGCGTATCATTTGGAAAGATGAAGAATTCGAACCAGCGTGGGATTCTGCACGAGTTGAATCAGCAGCAGCTTTCGGTAATGACGGAATCTACCTTGAAAAATATGTGGAAGAACCTCGTCATATTGAATTTCAGATTGTAGGTGATCAATTTGGCACTGTATGCCACCTATCTGAACGTGACTGTTCAATTCAACGCCGTCACCAAAAATTGATCGAAGAATCGCCATCTCCATTTATGACTCCTGAGTTGAGAGCAGAAATGGGTGAAGCTGCTGTCAAAGGTGCCAAAGCGGTGAACTATGAGGGCGCAGGTACAATCGAATTCTTAGTTGACAAACATCGTAACTTCTACTTTATGGAAATGAATACCCGTATCCAGGTAGAACATCCAGTAACGGAAGAAGTCATCAACTTTGATTTGATCAAAGAACAGATTAAAGTGGCAGCAGGAATTCCGATCTCGGGAAAAAATTATGAACCGCAGATGCATGCCATTGAATGTCGTATCAATGCAGAAGATCCTTTTAATAACTTCCGCCCTTCTCCAGGTAAGATCACGAACTTTCACTCGCCAGGTGGGCATGGAGTACGTGTAGATACTCACGTATATTCAGGATACACGATTCCGCCTAATTACGATTCAATGATTGCGAAATTAATCACCGTGGCACAAACACGTGAGGAAGCAATCAGCACGATGGAACGAGCACTCAGCGAATTTGTTATCGAAGGGATCAAAACAACCATCCCTTTGCACTTAAGATTGATGCGTGATCCTAACTTCAGAGCAGGTAATTTCACGACAAAGTTTATGGAAACTTTCGATCTAACTGAATATCCTGCAGAAGATTAA
- the accB gene encoding acetyl-CoA carboxylase biotin carboxyl carrier protein, which translates to MGMDIKQIQDLIKFVSKSGVNEVSIEEQDFKITIKTNQEPTYVTASVPAAAAPIAAPQVAQAAAPAPVASPAAQATNADANLITIKSPMIGTFYRSAGPGKPSFINVGDDINTGSVLCIVEAMKLFNEIESEVSGKIVKILVEDAQPVEFDQPLFLVEPK; encoded by the coding sequence ATGGGTATGGATATCAAACAAATTCAGGACTTGATTAAATTCGTTTCAAAATCAGGTGTGAATGAAGTCTCGATTGAAGAGCAAGATTTTAAAATTACAATAAAAACAAATCAAGAGCCTACGTATGTAACAGCTTCTGTTCCTGCTGCTGCTGCCCCTATCGCTGCTCCTCAAGTTGCGCAAGCGGCGGCACCAGCTCCTGTAGCTAGTCCTGCAGCGCAAGCTACAAATGCAGATGCAAACTTGATTACAATCAAATCACCAATGATCGGTACATTCTACCGTTCGGCAGGCCCTGGCAAACCGTCTTTCATCAATGTTGGTGATGATATCAATACAGGTTCTGTATTATGTATCGTTGAAGCGATGAAATTATTCAACGAAATTGAATCTGAAGTTTCAGGTAAAATCGTTAAGATTTTGGTAGAAGATGCTCAACCTGTTGAGTTCGACCAGCCATTATTCTTAGTTGAGCCTAAATAA
- a CDS encoding beta-ketoacyl-ACP synthase III, whose product MSKIHAAITAVNGYVPDYILTNKELETMVDTNDEWIVSRTGIKERRILKGEGLATSDLAVPAVQGLLKKRGIAATDIDLIIFCTSTPDMLFPATANILADKIGATNAWGFDLQAACSGFLFGLNTATQFIIAGTHKKVLVVGADKMSSVINYQDRNTCILFGDGCGCVLLEPNEEGMGIQDAILKTDGSGGQFLNIKGGGSLNPASHATVDAGLHYAYQEGRTVFKFAVTNMADVAHEVMVKNNLKSEDIAWLVPHQANKRIIDATAERVGLPDEKVMVNIQKYGNTTSGTIPLCLWEWESQLKKGDNLILAAFGGGFTWGSIYLKWAY is encoded by the coding sequence ATGTCAAAGATTCACGCCGCAATTACGGCTGTAAATGGTTACGTTCCGGATTACATCCTAACCAACAAAGAATTGGAAACAATGGTCGACACTAACGACGAGTGGATCGTTTCCAGAACGGGAATCAAAGAGCGTCGCATCTTAAAAGGCGAAGGGCTTGCTACTTCAGATCTTGCTGTACCTGCCGTTCAAGGTTTATTGAAAAAAAGAGGCATAGCTGCTACAGATATTGATCTTATCATCTTTTGTACCAGTACTCCAGATATGCTGTTCCCTGCCACAGCTAATATTCTTGCCGATAAAATTGGAGCGACCAATGCTTGGGGATTTGATCTTCAGGCTGCATGCTCAGGATTTTTATTCGGTTTGAATACGGCAACGCAATTTATCATTGCTGGTACACACAAAAAAGTACTCGTTGTCGGTGCAGACAAAATGTCTTCGGTCATCAATTATCAAGACCGCAATACCTGTATCCTATTTGGTGATGGTTGTGGTTGTGTACTACTGGAACCTAATGAGGAAGGCATGGGTATACAAGATGCAATTTTAAAAACCGATGGTTCTGGGGGACAATTTTTGAATATCAAAGGTGGAGGTTCACTCAATCCAGCCTCACATGCAACGGTAGATGCAGGATTGCACTATGCCTATCAGGAAGGCCGTACTGTATTTAAATTTGCGGTAACCAATATGGCAGATGTTGCGCACGAAGTGATGGTCAAAAACAATCTTAAATCTGAAGATATCGCGTGGTTGGTACCTCATCAGGCCAATAAACGTATCATTGATGCTACAGCAGAGCGGGTGGGATTGCCGGATGAGAAGGTCATGGTAAACATTCAAAAATATGGCAACACAACAAGTGGTACGATCCCTTTGTGTTTATGGGAATGGGAATCGCAATTGAAGAAAGGAGATAATCTTATCCTTGCCGCTTTCGGCGGTGGTTTCACTTGGGGATCCATCTATTTAAAATGGGCGTATTAA
- the plsX gene encoding phosphate acyltransferase PlsX codes for MKIGLDILGGDYAPKATITGAIEAQKQLTGDQKIVLFGKTEETKQLINQAGGNSSDFEYVEAPEIIAMGEHPTKAITQKPNSSIAKGFDYLKNKEIDSFASAGNTGAMLVGSMFSVKAIPGILRPAIASIVPKLKSGFGILLDVGANADCKPEMLNQFAILGSVFAEHVFNVSNPKVGLLNIGEEEEKGNILTTSTYPLLKANDKINFIGNAEGRDLFSDHADVYVCDGFTGNVVLKLAESFYVVTLKKGFKDDFFDRFNYEQYGGSPILGVNAPVIIGHGISTPEAIKNMVLFSRDMIESKFIDSIRSIFN; via the coding sequence ATGAAGATTGGTTTAGATATTTTAGGAGGAGATTATGCTCCTAAAGCAACGATAACAGGTGCTATTGAGGCACAAAAGCAGCTTACTGGAGACCAAAAAATAGTCCTTTTTGGTAAAACTGAAGAGACAAAACAATTAATCAATCAAGCCGGAGGAAATTCATCTGACTTTGAATATGTTGAGGCTCCAGAAATCATTGCAATGGGTGAACATCCAACCAAAGCAATAACTCAAAAACCCAACTCAAGTATTGCGAAGGGATTTGACTATTTAAAAAACAAAGAAATCGACTCATTCGCTTCTGCTGGTAACACAGGCGCTATGCTCGTGGGCTCGATGTTTAGCGTTAAAGCTATCCCAGGCATATTGCGTCCTGCTATAGCGTCCATCGTTCCCAAATTGAAATCAGGCTTCGGGATCTTATTGGACGTCGGCGCAAATGCGGACTGTAAACCAGAGATGTTGAACCAATTTGCAATCTTGGGAAGTGTCTTTGCCGAACATGTGTTCAATGTATCCAACCCTAAAGTCGGTTTATTGAATATCGGAGAAGAAGAAGAAAAAGGAAACATCTTAACAACCTCTACCTACCCCCTACTAAAAGCCAACGACAAAATTAACTTTATCGGAAATGCAGAAGGTCGCGACCTGTTCAGTGACCATGCGGACGTATATGTCTGTGATGGATTTACAGGAAACGTCGTCTTGAAACTTGCAGAATCATTTTATGTAGTAACGTTGAAAAAGGGTTTTAAAGATGATTTTTTCGACCGATTCAACTACGAACAGTACGGCGGAAGCCCTATCCTGGGAGTAAATGCTCCTGTCATTATTGGCCACGGTATTTCGACACCTGAGGCCATTAAAAATATGGTTTTATTTTCAAGAGATATGATCGAGTCTAAGTTCATTGACAGCATCAGATCTATTTTCAATTAG